In the Telopea speciosissima isolate NSW1024214 ecotype Mountain lineage chromosome 2, Tspe_v1, whole genome shotgun sequence genome, one interval contains:
- the LOC122651009 gene encoding protein GRAVITROPIC IN THE LIGHT 1-like: GGLVRTFAKVLRFRAAENGKIRRFKSQNKLKDDEIYINGHQHQGKVDSIAVNGDLSKSFAEEDEKLRNRAALEAFLAKLFASISSVKADYAQLQMAQSPYDPDGIQAADELVVSELKRLSELKQCYLKQQMDPSPQVTQLLAEIQEQQSLLKTYGIMGKKFESQLKVKESEITFLREKLKESQAQSRILEKKLSPSGVSGPLSVLLDDLHLSGLNPNHFITVLRFAGKSIRSFVKVMIEQMKSAGWDIEAAADSIEPNVVYAKPNDECFAFECFLCREMFDGFHISNFSLPNVYEPERDQRQSYFFARFTELKSAKPMEFLTQKPRSPFGKFCRAKYLKLVHPKMESSFFGDLNQRNLVNAGGYPETAFFATFAEMAKRVWLLHCLAFSFEPEASIFQVRRGCRFSEVYMESVSEHALMLPVEMAGVGFTVVPGFRIRKTVIQCQVYLSPA; the protein is encoded by the coding sequence GGTGGGTTAGTTCGTACATTTGCCAAAGTTCTTCGGTTTCGTGCAGCTGAAAATGGAAAAATCCGGCGATTCAAGTCTCAAAATAAGCTCAAGGATGATGAGATTTATATCAATGGGCATCAACATCAGGGTAAGGTCGATTCTATTGCCGTTAATGGAGACCTGTCCAAGTCCTTTGCTGAGGAAGATGAAAAGCTCCGGAACAGGGCAGCCCTGGAAGCTTTTTTAGCGAAGCTTTTTGCGAGCATTTCGTCTGTGAAAGCTGATTATGCTCAACTTCAGATGGCTCAGTCCCCTTACGACCCAGATGGCATTCAAGCTGCCGATGAGTTGGTGGTTTCAGAGCTGAAGCGGCTTTCGGAGTTGAAACAGTGTTATTTGAAACAGCAGATGGATCCTTCTCCTCAGGTTACACAGTTGTTGGCGGAAATCCAAGAACAACAGAGCCTCTTGAAGACTTATGGAATCATGGGAAAGAAGTTCGAGTCCCAGTTGAAGGTTAAGGAGTCGGAGATTACCTTCCTCAGAGAGAAACTCAAGGAATCCCAGGCGCAGAGCAGAATACTAGAGAAAAAACTTAGCCCCAGTGGTGTCAGTGGGCCTCTCTCTGTTCTCCTCGATGATCTCCACTTATCCGGTTTAAACCCCAATCACTTCATAACGGTTCTCCGATTCGCCGGAAAATCCATTCGTAGCTTCGTAAAGGTGATGATTGAACAGATGAAATCAGCAGGATGGGATATCGAGGCAGCGGCCGATTCAATCGAACCAAATGTTGTCTACGCGAAACCGAACGACGAGTGCTTCGCATTCGAGTGTTTCCTATGCAGAGAGATGTTCGATGGCTTCCACATCTCCAACTTCTCTCTCCCGAACGTGTACGAGCCTGAGAGGGATCAGCGTCAGAGCTACTTTTTCGCTAGATTCACAGAGCTGAAATCCGCAAAACCAATGGAGTTCCTAACACAGAAGCCTCGTTCTCCGTTCGGGAAGTTCTGCCGAGCCAAGTACCTGAAGCTAGTTCACCCAAAGATGGAATCGTCTTTCTTCGGAGATCTGAACCAGAGGAACTTGGTGAATGCAGGGGGGTACCCAGAGACTGCGTTCTTCGCAACGTTCGCAGAGATGGCGAAGAGGGTATGGCTTCTACATTGCTTGGCCTTCTCGTTCGAACCGGAAGCTTCAATATTCCAGGTGAGGAGAGGATGTAGATTCTCAGAGGTGTACATGGAGAGCGTGTCGGAACACGCGCTCATGTTGCCCGTGGAAATGGCAGGGGTTGGATTCACGGTGGTGCCGGGTTTCAGAATAAGGAAGACAGTGATACAGTGTCAGGTGTATCTATCACCGGCGTGA